The following coding sequences are from one Azospirillum sp. TSH100 window:
- a CDS encoding nitronate monooxygenase family protein: protein MRTEVTRLLGIDYPIVQGGMQWVGLAELAAAVSNAGGLGILTALTQPTPEDLAREIKRCRAMTDRPFGVNLTMLPAVTPPPYERYLDVIIDSGITIVETAGNSPRAFVERMKTSGIRILHKCTSVRHALSAERAGVDIISIDGFECAGHPGEDDIPGLILIPAAVRALRIPVIASGGIADGRGMAAALALGAQGVNMGTRFLCTREAPVHDSIKQALVTAGERDTNLILRSMRNTARVFKNAVSDEVVALETRPDGARFEEVRPLVAGQRGRAALQSGNVQDGIVSAGMVIGLIDDIPTCDELIRRMVADCRAHLRRALALAEE from the coding sequence ATGAGAACCGAGGTGACCCGCCTGCTCGGCATCGATTATCCGATCGTGCAGGGCGGGATGCAGTGGGTCGGGCTGGCGGAGTTGGCTGCCGCCGTCTCGAACGCCGGCGGACTCGGCATCCTGACCGCGCTGACCCAGCCGACGCCCGAGGATCTGGCACGCGAGATCAAGCGCTGCCGCGCGATGACCGACCGTCCGTTCGGCGTCAACCTGACCATGCTGCCGGCGGTGACGCCGCCGCCCTACGAACGTTATCTGGACGTCATCATCGACAGCGGCATCACCATCGTGGAAACGGCCGGCAACAGCCCGCGTGCCTTCGTTGAGCGGATGAAGACCAGTGGCATCCGCATCCTCCACAAATGCACCAGCGTCCGCCATGCGCTGAGCGCCGAGCGGGCCGGGGTGGACATCATCAGCATCGACGGGTTCGAATGCGCCGGCCATCCGGGCGAGGACGACATCCCCGGACTGATCCTGATCCCGGCGGCGGTACGGGCGCTGCGCATCCCGGTGATCGCCTCGGGCGGAATCGCCGACGGCCGCGGCATGGCGGCGGCTCTGGCCTTGGGCGCCCAGGGCGTCAACATGGGCACCCGCTTCCTCTGCACGCGTGAGGCGCCGGTGCATGACAGCATCAAGCAGGCCCTGGTCACCGCCGGGGAACGCGACACCAACCTTATCCTGCGCAGCATGCGCAACACCGCCCGTGTCTTCAAGAACGCGGTGTCGGACGAGGTCGTGGCGTTGGAAACACGTCCCGACGGCGCCCGGTTCGAGGAGGTCCGGCCACTGGTCGCCGGCCAGCGCGGCCGGGCGGCCCTGCAATCCGGCAACGTTCAGGACGGGATCGTGTCGGCCGGCATGGTGATTGGCCTGATCGACGACATCCCGACCTGCGACGAGCTGATCCGCCGGATGGTCGCCGACTGCCGTGCCCATCTGCGCCGCGCATTGGCTCTGGCCGAGGAGTAG
- a CDS encoding ATP-binding protein, whose amino-acid sequence MAGTLDLDACAREPIHIPGSIQPHGHLLALEADGLRLVCASADAGAVLNRPPADAFGVAVDQLIDAASTGSLVHRLRAAPAEPVQLDILTLRSGADYQAIAHRSGGLVILELEELPATGAGTLEALYPQMREGIRRMQAAHDFDALLASTAEEVRALTGFDRVLIYRFDEQWNGTVIAEDSNGRLPSYRGLRFPASDIPQQARRLYALNRLRLIVDARYKPVPLLSGMRDASPLDLSFAVLRSVSPVHLEYMRNMGTPASMSISVMDGDRLWGLISCHHAEPRQVSFAVRTACDLLGQVLSSQMIALERVMDADHRIRSKGTQARLLAHMAAAERFIDGLGEDSEDLLGLVNADGAAILFDGECRLIGRTPPQEVVVAIAAELAGRGIKDLFASHRLPAEMPAAAGMERTASGLLAISISQLHPSYLLWFRPEIVQSIDWAGDPSKPLEAGGRLSPRSSFEAWKETVSGQSLPWRHGEIEAAGDFRNAIVSIVLRKAEEMAALNEELRRSNGELAAFSYSVSHDLRAPFRHVTSYAELLRSRAADKLNERERHYLDSIIEAASSAGRLVDGLLHFSQLGRTTLSRVEVDVGRLVEEVRHLLEPDLQGRNLRWTVHPLPSVTGDPTMLRLVVQNLLSNAIKYTRDSAVPEIEVGCHDTADAHEFFVRDNGRGFDMAYAGKLFGVFQRLHREEEFEGIGIGLANVRRIVERHGGRVWAEGRLDHGATFHFSLPRCAAAESR is encoded by the coding sequence ATGGCGGGCACGCTCGACCTCGACGCGTGCGCGCGCGAACCGATTCACATCCCCGGCAGCATTCAGCCGCACGGCCATCTCCTGGCTCTGGAGGCGGACGGCCTTCGCCTCGTCTGTGCGAGCGCTGACGCCGGTGCGGTGTTGAACCGTCCGCCCGCCGACGCCTTCGGCGTGGCTGTCGACCAGTTGATCGACGCCGCCTCGACCGGCTCTCTGGTCCATCGCCTGCGCGCCGCGCCAGCCGAACCGGTCCAGCTGGACATCCTCACCCTGCGGAGTGGTGCCGACTATCAGGCCATCGCCCACCGGTCCGGCGGGTTGGTGATCCTGGAACTGGAGGAGCTGCCCGCCACCGGTGCCGGCACGCTGGAGGCGCTGTATCCACAGATGCGCGAAGGCATTCGGCGCATGCAGGCCGCCCATGACTTCGACGCGCTGCTGGCCAGCACCGCGGAAGAGGTGCGGGCGCTGACCGGGTTCGACCGGGTGCTGATCTATCGATTCGACGAGCAGTGGAACGGCACCGTCATCGCCGAGGACAGCAACGGCCGCCTGCCCTCCTACCGTGGCCTGCGCTTTCCGGCTTCCGACATTCCGCAGCAGGCCCGGCGGCTTTATGCGTTGAACCGTCTGCGGCTGATCGTCGACGCCCGCTACAAGCCGGTTCCGCTTCTGTCCGGCATGCGGGATGCGTCGCCGCTGGACCTCAGCTTCGCCGTTCTGCGCAGCGTGTCGCCGGTGCATCTGGAATACATGCGCAACATGGGCACACCGGCGTCCATGTCGATCTCCGTGATGGACGGCGACCGGTTGTGGGGGCTGATCTCCTGCCACCATGCCGAACCGCGGCAGGTCTCCTTCGCGGTGCGCACCGCCTGCGATCTGTTGGGGCAGGTGCTGTCGAGCCAGATGATCGCGTTGGAACGGGTGATGGATGCCGATCACCGGATCCGCTCCAAAGGCACGCAGGCGCGGCTGCTCGCCCATATGGCGGCGGCGGAGCGCTTCATCGACGGTCTGGGCGAGGACAGCGAGGATTTGCTGGGGCTGGTCAATGCCGATGGCGCCGCGATCCTGTTCGACGGCGAATGCCGGCTGATCGGCCGCACCCCGCCGCAGGAAGTGGTCGTGGCCATCGCCGCCGAACTGGCGGGCCGGGGCATCAAGGATCTGTTCGCCAGCCACCGGCTTCCGGCCGAGATGCCGGCCGCCGCCGGGATGGAACGGACCGCCAGCGGCTTGCTGGCGATCTCCATCTCGCAACTGCACCCCAGCTATCTTCTGTGGTTCCGGCCGGAAATCGTGCAGTCCATCGACTGGGCCGGTGATCCCAGCAAGCCGCTCGAAGCCGGCGGTCGGCTGTCCCCGCGCAGTTCCTTCGAGGCATGGAAGGAAACGGTGAGCGGCCAGTCCCTGCCCTGGCGCCATGGCGAGATCGAGGCGGCCGGCGATTTTCGCAACGCCATCGTCAGCATCGTGCTGCGCAAGGCGGAGGAGATGGCCGCCCTGAACGAGGAACTGCGCCGCAGCAACGGCGAGCTTGCCGCCTTCTCCTACTCGGTCTCACACGATCTGCGGGCCCCCTTCCGCCACGTCACCAGCTATGCCGAGCTTCTGCGCTCCCGCGCCGCCGACAAGCTGAACGAGCGGGAACGCCACTATCTGGACAGCATCATCGAGGCGGCGAGTTCGGCCGGCCGGCTGGTGGACGGGCTGCTGCACTTCTCGCAGCTGGGCCGCACCACGCTGTCACGGGTCGAGGTCGATGTCGGCCGGCTGGTGGAGGAGGTGCGCCACCTGCTGGAGCCCGACCTGCAGGGCCGCAACCTGCGCTGGACGGTGCACCCCCTGCCCAGCGTGACCGGCGACCCGACCATGCTGCGGCTCGTCGTGCAGAATCTGCTGTCCAACGCCATCAAATACACCCGCGACAGCGCCGTGCCGGAAATCGAGGTCGGGTGTCATGACACCGCAGACGCGCACGAGTTCTTCGTGCGCGACAATGGCCGTGGATTCGACATGGCCTATGCCGGTAAGCTCTTCGGTGTCTTCCAGCGCCTGCACCGCGAGGAGGAGTTCGAGGGCATCGGCATCGGCCTTGCCAATGTCCGCCGCATCGTGGAGCGCCACGGAGGGCGGGTTTGGGCGGAAGGCAGGCTGGACCATGGTGCGACCTTCCATTTCTCCCTGCCGCGGTGCGCAGCCGCCGAATCGAGGTAG
- a CDS encoding response regulator, with protein MATLKPILLVEDNPKDLELTLEAFAEAQLANDIVVARDGAEALSYLFHSDGQAVSKPTDPKYPAVIILDIKLPKVDGIEVLQRIKANDSTRAIPVVMLTSSKEEQDLVRSYRLGVNAFVVKPVGFKEFFDAIRDIGSFWAILNEPPPGCHPRRPRGA; from the coding sequence ATGGCCACGCTGAAACCGATCCTGCTGGTCGAGGACAACCCCAAGGATCTGGAGCTGACGCTGGAGGCGTTCGCGGAGGCGCAGCTCGCCAATGACATCGTCGTCGCCCGTGACGGGGCGGAAGCCTTGTCCTACCTGTTCCATTCCGACGGGCAGGCGGTGTCGAAGCCGACCGACCCGAAATATCCGGCCGTCATCATCCTAGACATCAAGCTGCCGAAGGTGGACGGGATCGAGGTGCTGCAACGGATCAAGGCCAATGACAGCACCCGCGCCATCCCGGTGGTGATGCTGACGTCCTCGAAGGAGGAACAGGATCTCGTCCGCAGCTATCGGCTGGGGGTGAACGCTTTCGTGGTCAAGCCGGTCGGCTTCAAGGAGTTCTTCGACGCGATCCGCGACATCGGCAGTTTCTGGGCGATCCTGAACGAGCCGCCACCCGGCTGCCATCCCCGCCGGCCGCGCGGTGCCTGA